In Mycolicibacter virginiensis, the DNA window CCCGAGCAGTACCGCCTGATCCTCACCGTGCACCACCTACTGATCGACGGGTGGTCGATGGCGGTGTTCTTCGACGAAATGGTGGCGATCTACCGCGCCGGCGGAGTCGACCCGCTGCCCGCCCCGCGCCCCTACCGCGACTACATCGGCTGGCTGACAAGCCAAGACACTGCCGCCGCGACACAACAGTGGCGCGAGTACCTGGCCCCGTTGAGCGCCCCGACCATGCTGGCCGGCGGAGAGCGCGCCGCGGTGGGCAGCGCAGTCCCGCAGACCCACGAGGTCGCGCTGGACAGCGAGGACACCGCGCGCCTGACCGCATGGGCCCGTCGGCACGGCTTGACACTGAACACAGTGCTGCAGTTCGCCTGGGCGGTGCTGCTCGGCCGCCTCACCGACCGGACCGACACGGCGTTCGGCGCGGTGGTGTCGGGCCGTCCCCAACAGCTCACCGGCGTCGAGACCATGGTCGGCCTGTTCATCAACACCGTCCCGGTGGCCGCGTCGACGCCGCCGCGCGCCGAGGTGGTCGCGACCTGTCAGGCGCTGCAACGCGATACCGCGGCAATGCGCGACCTGGGATACCTGAGTCTGTCGACGGTGCAGCGGGCCAGCAGCAAGGCGGTGTTCGACACCTTGCTGGTTTTCGAGAATGCTCCCATCGGCTCGGCGACGGCCGGGGTCACCACTGACGATGGGGTGCGCTTCATCCCGGTGACGGTGGAAAGCCTCACGCACTACCCGCTGACGCTGGTCAGCTACCCGCCCCGCGACGGCCGGCTCACCGTGCTGCTCGAGGCGATCCCAGATGCGCTGGGGGAGTTGTCGGTTCCGGATCTGGGGCAGCGGTTGTTGCAGGTGCTGCGCCAGCTTCCCGACCCGGCGCGGCCCCGCGTCGCCGACCTGGACGTGCTGCTGCCGCTCGAGCGGGCCCGCATCACCGATCCGGTGGACCGCCGCATAAGCCGCATAAGTCCGGCCACCTCGGTGCCCGCGCTGTTCGCCGCGGCCGCCGCAGCGCATCCGGACAGCCCGGCGCTCACCGGCGAGGACCGGAGCCTGACCTACGCCGAACTGGCGGCCGAATCCGCCGCGCTGGCGCGGGCGTTGGCCGGACGCGGGATCGGCCCCGAGGACCGGGTCGCGATTGCGCTGCCACGCTCGCTGGATTCGGTCATCGCGATCCTGGCGGTGCTGCAGGCCGGTGCGGCGTACGTTCCCGTCGACATCAACCTGCCGAAGGTGCGCATCGAATCGATTCTGCGCCAAGCCGGCCCGAAGATGACATTGACTGTCGACCTGCTAGACGAGTTGCGTGCCGAAGATGCGGTGCAGATCGCGACTTCGACTGCGATCCACCCCGACTCGGCCGCCTACGTGATCTTCACCTCCGGATCCACCGGAGAACCCAAGGGTGTCGTCGGCACTCACCGCGCGCTGGCGTCGTACTTCGCCGACCACCAGCAACGTATGTACGCGCCCGCCGTGGCGCGTCTGGGCCGGCCCCTGCGCGTCGCGCACGCCTGGTCACTGAGTTTCGACGCGAGCTGGCAGCCGCTGGTCGGCCTGCTGGGTGGTCAGTGCGTGCACCTGTTCTCCGCCGACGAGATGCGTGACGCCGAGGCGATCATCGACGGCATTCGGCGGCACCGACTGGACATGATCGACACCTCACCGTCGATGTTCACCCAACTGTTCGACGCCGGCCTGCTTGATGCCGCCTCCGATCACCGCCTGACTGTGCTGGCGCTCGGCGGCGAGGCGATCGCCCCGCACACCTGGGCGCGACTGCGTGCGGCGCCCTCGACGGCGGTTCACAACTGCTACGGACCCACCGAGACCACGGTGGAAGCCGTCGTCGCCGACGTCGCCGATACCGATGTCCCGGTGATCGGAGAAGCGGTGCGCGGCATGAGCGCCCACGTACTGGACTCTGCGCTGCGTGAAGTGCCCGATGGAGTGGCCGGCGAGCTGTACCTGGCTGGAGCGCAGGTCACCCGCGGCTATCTGGGCCGCGCCGGGGCGACCGCGGCCCGCTACATCGCCGACCCGTTCCGCACCGGCGGCCGGATGTATCGCACCGGGGACCTGGTCCGGCGCCGGACCGATGGCCGGCTGGTCTACCTCGGCCGCGCCGACGACCAGGTCAAGGTGCGCGGCTACCGGGTCGAGATCGCCGAAGTCGAGGCGGCGCTGGCCGCCGCGACCGGGGTGACTGCCGCGGCGGTCCTACCCGTGCAGGGGCCGACCGGAACCCAACTGGCCGGTTTCGTCACCGGCGCGCACGTGGACACCACCCGGGTACGCGCCGAGATCGGCACCCGGCTGCCGTCCTATCTGATACCTGCCCGGATCACCGCGGTGGAATCGATGCCGTTGACCGCCAACGGAAAACTGGACACCGAGGTACTGCTGACGCTGGCCGGTCCGTTCGTCGGCGGTGGGGTAGAGGCGGCCACCGACACCGAACGGGTCCTGGTGGAGCTGCTCGCCGAGGTGTTCGCCGGCCCCGAGGGCGCGGAAGGTGACGCCCCGGGTGTCGAGACCGATCTGCGCGAGCTGGGTTTGGACAGCATTGTTGCGCTGGCGATGGTGCGGGCAGCCCGTCGGCGCAACCTGCCGTTGCGTCCGCGGACCATCTTGAGCTGCAACACGATTCGGGATGTGGCTGCCGCCTTGGACCGCGAAGTGGCCGAAGCTGACGAAGCGGCTCAGCGCGACGGATCGCAGGCGGTCGACGGGCCGATTCCGCTGCTGCCGGCCGGCCGCTGGCTCTACCAATACGGCAACCCGCGCCGGTTGGGGCAGGTCGAAGCGATTCGGCTGCCCGACGACACCGAACCGGAGCAGCTGCGGGCTGCCCTGGCCGCGATCGTCACCGCGCACCCGTTGTTGCGTGCCCGACTCGACCCGGCCGAGCTGACGCTGTACCCGATCGAGCCCGTCGATGTCCTGACCGAGGTCATGGTCGAGGCGGTCGACCTTTCGGTGGTCACCGAGCACGGCACCCGACTGTTGGAGAGCCTGGATCCGGAGAACGGAGTCATGCTGCGCGCGGTGTGGCTGCGCGCGCCCGACAGCGCGGGCGTGCTGATGCTGTGCGGGCACGTGGTGGCACTGGACCCGGTGTCGTGGCAGGTGATCCTGGGTGAACTGCATGCCGCGCTGGCCGGGGCGGATCCGCTGCCGGAGCGCAGCGGCTACCGGCGCTGGGCGGCCGCACTGAACGAGCGTGCGCAGAGCCTGGACACGGTGGACTTCTGGGCCGATCAGCTGGCCGGCGCCGACCCGGATCTGGGTGCTCGGCGGGTCGACCCAACGCGTGATCGCGCCGGTGATCTCACCGTGTCGGTGACCGTCGCCGACCCGGAGCTCACCGCCGCGCTGTCGGCCTTGCCGGTTCCGATGCATGACCTCCTGGTCGCGGCGGCCGCGCGGATGGTCACCGCCTGGCGGGCCCGCCGCGGGCAGACCGGTGCGACACCGCTGCTGGGCCTGGAGACCCATGGGCGCGCCGAGGAGGTCGTGACCGGCGTCGACACCGCCGACATCGCCGGTCTGTTGTCCGCCATTTATCCGCTGCGGGTGGTTCAGGCCGACCCGGACGGGGTGGCGCGCGCACTGGCCGACATCCCGGGCGGTGGAATCGACTACGGGCTGTTGGCCTACCTGCGTGCCGACACCGCCGAGCGGCTGGCGGCTCAGCCGGGGCCGCAGGTGCTGCTGAACTACCTGGGCCGAGTCGACCGGGCCGGTGGCGGACCGGCCGTGGCCCCCGACCTGATCGCCGGGCTGCCGTCGGTGCCCGAACCCGGTCAGGCGGTACGCCACGAGCTGAGCATCTTCGCCGCGGTGGCCGACCTTG includes these proteins:
- a CDS encoding non-ribosomal peptide synthetase — its product is MTETSQRVAPAIEDVLALSPLQQGLFSLAKLATDDGGGRDGIDVYTVQFVIDIVGVVDPGLLRRSAEAMLARHANLRASFWDVDLPHPVQIIPATAVLPWREIEAAPSEFDEIARIERTTNFDLARGPLLRFVLAQSAPEQYRLILTVHHLLIDGWSMAVFFDEMVAIYRAGGVDPLPAPRPYRDYIGWLTSQDTAAATQQWREYLAPLSAPTMLAGGERAAVGSAVPQTHEVALDSEDTARLTAWARRHGLTLNTVLQFAWAVLLGRLTDRTDTAFGAVVSGRPQQLTGVETMVGLFINTVPVAASTPPRAEVVATCQALQRDTAAMRDLGYLSLSTVQRASSKAVFDTLLVFENAPIGSATAGVTTDDGVRFIPVTVESLTHYPLTLVSYPPRDGRLTVLLEAIPDALGELSVPDLGQRLLQVLRQLPDPARPRVADLDVLLPLERARITDPVDRRISRISPATSVPALFAAAAAAHPDSPALTGEDRSLTYAELAAESAALARALAGRGIGPEDRVAIALPRSLDSVIAILAVLQAGAAYVPVDINLPKVRIESILRQAGPKMTLTVDLLDELRAEDAVQIATSTAIHPDSAAYVIFTSGSTGEPKGVVGTHRALASYFADHQQRMYAPAVARLGRPLRVAHAWSLSFDASWQPLVGLLGGQCVHLFSADEMRDAEAIIDGIRRHRLDMIDTSPSMFTQLFDAGLLDAASDHRLTVLALGGEAIAPHTWARLRAAPSTAVHNCYGPTETTVEAVVADVADTDVPVIGEAVRGMSAHVLDSALREVPDGVAGELYLAGAQVTRGYLGRAGATAARYIADPFRTGGRMYRTGDLVRRRTDGRLVYLGRADDQVKVRGYRVEIAEVEAALAAATGVTAAAVLPVQGPTGTQLAGFVTGAHVDTTRVRAEIGTRLPSYLIPARITAVESMPLTANGKLDTEVLLTLAGPFVGGGVEAATDTERVLVELLAEVFAGPEGAEGDAPGVETDLRELGLDSIVALAMVRAARRRNLPLRPRTILSCNTIRDVAAALDREVAEADEAAQRDGSQAVDGPIPLLPAGRWLYQYGNPRRLGQVEAIRLPDDTEPEQLRAALAAIVTAHPLLRARLDPAELTLYPIEPVDVLTEVMVEAVDLSVVTEHGTRLLESLDPENGVMLRAVWLRAPDSAGVLMLCGHVVALDPVSWQVILGELHAALAGADPLPERSGYRRWAAALNERAQSLDTVDFWADQLAGADPDLGARRVDPTRDRAGDLTVSVTVADPELTAALSALPVPMHDLLVAAAARMVTAWRARRGQTGATPLLGLETHGRAEEVVTGVDTADIAGLLSAIYPLRVVQADPDGVARALADIPGGGIDYGLLAYLRADTAERLAAQPGPQVLLNYLGRVDRAGGGPAVAPDLIAGLPSVPEPGQAVRHELSIFAAVADLGAGQALMTQWRTLPDILGDAEITALQELFADSLRDLVEELR